Within Mongoliitalea daihaiensis, the genomic segment CTCAATTCTTTCAATTCCTCTTCCAACTTTTCGCGATAATCAGCCTTGGAATTGGAATCAATGGATTTTTGAGCTTCCTGACCTGTTTTTACACTGTTGTACAATTCTTCAAATACCGGCTTGGTGGCATCTCTGAAAGGCTTCCACCAATCCAAAGCCCCTCTTTGCGCTGTTGTCGAACAGTTGGCATACATCCAATCCATTCCATTTTCTGCTACCAATGGCATCAAACTTTGGGTCAATTCCTCTACCGTTTCATTGAATGCTTCGGAAGGGGTATGACCATTGGCTCTCAATACTTCGTACTGTGCCGCAAAAATTCCTTGAATAGCTCCCATCAAGGTACCTCTTTCACCTGTCAGGTCAGAAGTTACCTCTCGATAGAAATCCGTTTCAAACAAATAGCCCGAACCTACACCTATCCCAAGTGCTACGACCCTATCTTTGGCCTTGCCTGTTCCATCCTGGAAGATGGCATATGAGGAGTTCAAACCTCTGCCTTCGACAAACATTCTTCTCAAAGACGTCCCTGAACCTTTAGGTGCGACCAAAATCACATCTACATCTGCAGGCGGGATGATGCCTGTTTTTTCCTTGTAGGTAATCCCAAATCCATGAGAGAAATACAAGGCTTTACCAGGGGTAAGGTATTTCTTCACCGTAGGCCAAAGGGTAATCTGACCAGCATCCGACAATAAGAACTGAATGATGGTTCCTTTTTCGCAAGCTTCCTCGATTTCAAATAAGGTCTCGCCAGGAACCCAACCATCAGCTACTGCTTTGTCCCAAGTTTTGGAGTTTTTTCGCTGACCTACAATGACATGAAAGCCGTTATCTTTGAGATTTAACGCTTGGCCTGGCCCTTGAACACCATAGCCAATGACTGCAATTACCTCGTCTTTCAATACTTCTCTGGCCTTTTCTAAAGGAAATTCTTCCCTTGTGACAACATTTTCTTCTACTGATCCGAATTTCAGTTTCATAGTGTAAGTGTTAATGATTATAGGTTTGATTATTTAAATATTCTTGAACAGAAAACTTCGGCTTGGCAATGGCCACACGGCCCGACCTACTGAATTCCAATAAATTGAAGGGTTTGAGAATCTCCAATAAGGCCTGCGTATCTTGCTTATGCCCAGTGAATTCGACTACTACAAATTCTTTTTCCGCTGCAATGATATGCGCATTGAATTGACGGATGACCTTTTCAAGCCCTGGGTCTAAACTCTCTGTGGGAACCTTGTACAAGGCAATTTCTTGATAGACCACTTCATCATCTCGGAAATAATAGGCTTTGATGACGTCCACAATCTTTTCGATTTGGCCCGCAAGGTGTACCATTTGCTGTTCCGTGACCGAAACTTCCATGGTTATTTTATGAATGCCTTCGAGCCTGCTTTCGGAGGCTGTCAGAGCATCGATATTGATCCCTCTTCGTGTGAAAATAATGGTAATCCGGTTGAGGATTCCAATAAAATTCTCTGTGTAAATGAGTATGGTATAGCGGTTCATAGTGTTGTGATTGGGGCTTAGCTTAATCTTACTTCTTCCACAGAACAGCCAGTGGCAATCATAGGAAATACATTATCCTCTTTTTCTACGACTACTTCCAGAAAATACGGGCCATCGTGCAAAAGCATTTCAGCGACCGCTGCCTGTAAATCTTCCCTTTCGGTTACTTTGCTCGCTTTGATTTTGTAAGCTTCAGCGATTTTGATAAAGTCAGGATTTTCCAATTCCGTGAATGAATAGCGCTTATCAAAAAAGAGCTGCTGCCACTGACGGACCATTCCGAGATAGTTATTGTTCAGAAGCACCACTTTTACTGGCGCCTTCGTCTGCATGATGGTGCCTAGTTCTTGGATAGTCATCTGAATACCTCCGTCACCCACTACACATATTACCTGTTTAGAATAATCGTGTAATTGTGCCCCAAGGGCAGCGGGAAGTGCAAAGCCCATGGTGCCGAGTCCACCTGAGGTCACTTGGGTTCTGGACTGTTTGTAATCAAAATACCTCCATGCGATCATCTGATGCTGTCCTACATCGGTCACTAAAATGGCATCATCTTCTTTGTATTGATTGATCAAATGAATCACCTCTCCCATATGCAAGCCACCATGAGTGCCATGTAAATCATTGATGACGACCGCTTCCTTCTCTTGCTGCTCCAATTCCCGGAATCTGGCCATCCACTCATCATGACTGCTTACTTTTACTGCTGCTGTTAGATCAGCAAGACTATCTTTACAGTCACCCTGAATGGCTACAGCGCAGGTTACATTTTTATTGATTTCACTAGGATCCAATTCCAAATGAATCACTTGTGCTTGCTTGGCATAACGCTTCAAATCTCCCGTCACCCGGTCATCAAAACGCATCCCTACGGCAATCAAAACATCGCATTGATTGGTCAGTAAATTAGGGGCGTAATTCCCATGCATCCCTAGCTTGCCTACATAGGTTGGGTGTTCTTCGGAAAGCGCTCCTGAACCCAACAATGTGCAAGCCGCAGGAATACCCGTTTTATCTAAAAAAGCTTTCAATTCCGCTTCGGCATGGGCTAAAACCACCCCTTGACCAAATAAAAGATAGGGCTGCTTGGCTGAATCAATCAAAGCGGCAGCCTGCTTGACGGCATCTTGATCAATCTTCACATAGGGTCGATACGAACGAACCCCTAAGCAAGGCACATAATTATACTCCCCAAACTCCACTTGTGCATTTTTGGTGATATCTACCAAAACTGGTCCAGGCCTACCCGAACGGGCTATCAAAAAAGCTTTGGCGATGGCAGGTGCAATGTCCTCCACTCTTCTCACTTGAATATTCCACTTGGTCCCCGGCATAGAGAGTCCCACTACATCTGTTTCCTGAAAAGCATCCGTACCTAGTAAATGCGCCGCCACCTGCCCAGTGATACAGACCAAAGGCGTACTGTCAATCTGCGCATCTGCCAATCCTGTAATCAGGTTAGTTGCTCCGGGTCCTGAGGTAGCCAGCACCACACCGACTTTCCCAGAGACTCGTGCATAGCCTTGGGCTGCGTGAATAGCACCTTGCTCGTGCCTGGTAAGCACATGTTTGATGCGGTCGCTGTAATCATACAAAGCATCATACACCGGCATGATGGCCCCTCCCGGATAACCAAAAATAAATTCGGCATGTTCCTCAATGAGGGATTTTACTACGATATCGGCTCCTCTGATCATGGTTTTTTGGAGTTTGATGAGATGGTTTTGGTATTGGGCTTCGCAACAATCCTTTTATAGGTCAGTCACACAACCCTCGGAAGCGGATGCTACCAGTTTATTGTATTTTTTGAGTGTTCCTTGCAAATCACTTAAGTCTTTATTGACCCACGATTCTTTTCGCTTGGTAAGCTCTTCATCACTGACATGCAGATGCAAGGTCAATGAATCAGCATCGATCGTGATGGTATCCCCATCCTGCACCAATGCAATCGGACCTCCACTATACGCCTCAGGAGTTACGTGACCGACTACAAAACCGTGGGTTCCACCAGAAAACCGACCATCTGTAATCAGGGCCACATCTGCGCCCAATCCTGCACCAATAATCATGGAGGTAGGTTTTAACATTTCAGGCATCCCAGGACCACCTTTCGGGCCTATGTATCGGATGACAATTACTTCACCTTTGTTGACTAGACCTTTTTTGATGCCTTCATTGGCATCCAATTCAGAATCAAATACTTTGGCTGGACCAGAAAAAGACTTCCCTTCTTTTCCTGAAATTTTAGCGACAGATCCTTCAGGCGCCAAATTCCCCCTCAAAACACATAAGTGACCGGTCTCTTTCAAAGGTTGCTCAATAGGGTGGATAACATTCACCACCGAGGGAACCACAGGGGCAATAGCTGCCAGATTCTCCGCAACAGTTTTGCCTGTCACAGTCATGCAATCTCCATGCAGCATTCCATTATCCAAGAGGTAGCGCATAAAGGCAGGCAGCCCCCCTTGCTGATACAAGTCTTCCATCAAAAATTTTCCCGATGGCTTGAAATCTCCCAATAAAGGCGTTTCGGAATTGACACGCTTAAAATCATCTAGCGTAAACGTGATGCCTGCGGTCTTGGCGATAGCCAAAATATGCAACACTGCATTGGTACTGCCGCCTAAGGCAACCGCTACACGTACGGCATTTTCCAAACTTTTATAGGTAACAATATCTTTTGGCTTGATATTTTTTTCTAACAATACTTTGATGTAGGAACTTACCTTTTGGCATTCTTCAAGTTTTTCTGGCGCCGTCGCGGGAGTAGAAGCAGAGTAAGGCAAGGACATACCCATGGCTTCGATAGCGGAAGACATGGTATTGGCTGTATACATACCCCCACAGGCACCAGCACCAGGACAAGCGTTTTGGATGACTCCTTGATAATCTAGGTCAGACAATTCTCCTTTAATCCGCTTGCCATAAGCTTCAAATGCCGATACAATATTTAATTTTTCACCTTTATAATTACCGGATCGGATGGTACCGCCATAGACCATGATGGAAGGTCGGTTGATCCGCAGCATCCCCATGACAGCACCGGGCATGTTTTTATCGCAACCAGCTACTGCAATACAGGCATCAAAGGAGTGTCCCAAGATAAAAGACTCAATGGAATCAGCAATGATTTCTCTGGAAACCAAGGAATAACGCATCCCAGAAGTCCCCATGGATATCCCGTCCGATATCCCCATGGTATTAAAAACCAAACCGGTCAAATCATCGGCCTTAGAGGCACTTTTGATTAGACCGGCAAAATCGTTGAGGTGCATGTTGCAGGGATTACTCTCATAGCCGCAACTCGCTATTCCCAAAAAGGGTTGGTTCATTTGTTTATCCGACATGCCCGTAGCATATAACATGGCTTTACCCGCCGGATGCTCTTCATTTTGGCTGATTTCCCAACTATGTTTCTTCAAACTCATGATTTATTTCAATCGGTTAAAATAGGTTTATAAAAAAAGTGCCTCATGTTATGAGGCACTTTCGAATCTATGGTTGATGTCAAATAGTCTAGCGCCTCTTCATTTATCACAAATGAGAATAAGAATAAAGCTTAGAGGAGTGACTAGTTCAAACATGTGGTATGGTTCATCTTTTTGATGACACAATATTAGGGTACATTTCTGAGACTTACAATATTTTATTTCTTTTTTGAGACCATTGAATAATACTTATTACCCCTCAAATATTTTTACACGTTATTTTATTTTGCTTATGTCAGTTTTTAGGAATATTATATAAAATTGACTTCAAGAACACGCAGTAATTCCAAACAAAATTTTATTTTCATTTTTTTTAAGCTTTGAAAACTTTTTTTGATTTTTTGTTAATGTTTTGATTGAATTGATGAATTTTATACAATAATCAACAATTTCAACGTAAATACATTTTGCGTTGTATCTCAGTGGTTTTATGGTAATAAGTTGCGATGATTCATGATTCAGGAAAGGGAAATATGTGTGAAAAGGAATAAAATAGCATCTTTACACATAGAAAAATTAAACTCCTATGATTTGCTTCCCCAATGCCAAAATCAACCTTGGCCTTCATATTACTGCCAAAAGAAAAGATGGCTATCATGAATTGGAAACCTGCATGGTACCTATACCTTGGTTGGATGCCTTGGAAATGATCCCTGCCAAAAAGACAATTTTTGAAAGTACAGGACTACCCATCCCGGGAGAAGCCAAAGATAACCTGATAGTAAAAGCTTATAAATTGCTGAAAAAGGATTTTCCCGACATTCCGGAAGTCCACATCCACTTGCATAAAAATATTCCAATGGGTGCCGGCTTAGGGGGAGGGTCTGCTGATGCAGCCTTTGCGTTGACTTTAATGAACCAACTTTTTGAGTTGTATTTGGAAGACCTATTTTTAGAAGAATACGCCGCTCAATTGGGAAGTGATTGCGCTTTATTTATAGAAAATAAGCCAAAAATTGCCACCGGAAGAGGCGAAATCTTAGCTTCAACCGATGTCAATATCCAAGGAGATTACCTGGTTTTGGTCAAACCTCCGATCCATATCGGCACCAAAGAAGCGTACGCAGGTGTCAAGCCTCAAGCGCCAACAGTTGATCTTCAAGAGATTTTGAAAGATAAGCACACCTGGAAAGAACACTTGGTCAATGATTTTGAAAAAAGTATCTTTCCCAATCATCCAACGCTTCCCCAAATCAAAACGCAGCTCTACGAGATGGGCGCCTACTATGCTGCTATGTCTGGTTCAGGTTCTACGATGTTTGGATTATTTTCGGAGAAACCAGAGCCCACCAAGTGGCCTTCAGAATATATTGTTTTTGAGTGTGTTGTGTAATTTATATGTAAATTTTATATTTACAAAAAATACATAAATTATGACCACTATCACTACTTCACTCCCCGATGAGCTCGTGCAAAGACTAGCTGAGTATGCAAAAACCCTGGGCTTGCCCAAAAACAAACTGATAGAAAAAGCGCTGAGTCTCTATCTTGATCATCTCAAAAGGGTTGCTTATGTAAAATCCTATCAAGCTGCCGGAAAGGATCAAGATATGTTGTCCTTAGCAGAAGAAGGTATGGGAGAATATTTGAAGCAATTGGAAGATGAGACAAGGTGAGATTTGGTATGCAGACTTGAATCCTGTGAAAGGTTCTGAGCAAGCTGGATTTAGACCTGTAGTCATCATCAGTGGCAATATGCTGAACAAATACCTGAATGTAGTAATTACCGTGCCATTGACTACAAAAATCAAACATTACCAAGGCAACCCAATCCTACAGCCCAACAACACAAACAACCTAAAAGCCACTTCCGAAATGATGGTTTTCCATATCCGCTCTATATCCAAGGAGCGGTTGGTAGAAAAGATTGGAGAGATCTCCGAAGAGGAAGTTATGCAGGCATTGGAGACTTTGCAGGATATTACTACGCTACACTAACCCAAAACCACAGAAAACATGCTTCATCTCAGGCTAAATAAGGAAATAGAGACAAAACTGAATCTCATAAGTGAGATAAAAGGCATTTCCAAATCACAAATCATTCAAGATGCTTTGCAAAAGTATTTAGAAAACTATGACGCTTTTCAATCCTCTGTTGAGCTTGGAAAAGATTTATTTGGGGTTGAATGCCAAGACTCACACCTCTCCGTAGAATACAAAAGGATTATTAAGGAAAAAATTGAAAGTAAATTTCGAAATACAGATAAATAAGACTATCCGATTACTTCATATTCATTGAGAAATTCCCTAAAATTCCCTCTATTCACTAATAGATTCTGGCTTTGATAAGCCTCTGTAAACGTCTTTGGAAAATTCACTTTTCGCTTAGGATTCCATTTAAATTCATAAGCATGAAATTTTCCTGTAAGCTCCTCTACATAATCAATCTCTTGTTGCTGCTTAGTTCTCCAAAAATAGGTTCTCGCCAAGCTCCTAGTGTACGAATTAGCTTTTAATCGCTCACTGATTAGAAAGTTTTCCCACAAAGCTCCCACATCTTGCCTTACTGCCATTGGGGTGAAATCCCTGATCACAGCATTTCTTATACCGTTATCATAGAAATATAGCTTTTTAGCTGTCTTAATTTCAGTACGGAGATTCCGACTGTAAGAGGATAAACTGAAGACTACAAATGCTTTCTCCAAGACATCAATGTAAGAAGCGACAGTTTTTGGATCTGCACCGACGGTTTCTCCCAGTTCCTTATATTTCACTTCATTACCCACTTGGTAAGCCAGGGCCTCTAGGATGTTTCGGACCAATTTGGGCTTTTTTAAGTTTCCGTAAATCAAGACATCTTTATATAGGTAGCTTTCGGTCAACTCTAAAAGCACCTCTTTTTCATGAGTTGCATCAGTAATGACATCCGGATAAAACCCATAAACCAGTCTGTTTTCCAAACTTTGTTCCGCTTTCAAATAGCCCACTTCTTTTTCATATTCCTGCCAAGCGATGGGCCACAAGTGAAAGGTCCACTTTCTTCCCGTAAGCGGCTCTTGAATTTTTTCATTGAGTTCAAATGCTGAAGATCCGCTCAGGACCAATTGGATATGCTTGAACTGATCCACGATAATTTTTGACTGCAACCCGATTGCATTGATACGCTGAGCTTCATCAATATACACTATTTTATGGTCCGCAATGATGGCGCGCAAAGTCTCCGTATTAGCTTGCTCAAGAATTTCCCTTACGGTAGAATCATCCCCATCTAAGTATAAAAACTTCTCCTCTCTACCTCTCAGGATGGTTTCAATCAAGGTCGTTTTCCCCACCTGCCTCGGCCCCAATAATACAATAGCCTTCCCTAAGAAAAACTTTGTCTGAATTAACTCTTGGATGGTTCGTTCAAACTTCATTCTATCAATTTTTTTAAAATCTAATTCAAACACAAATTTAAGACTTATTCCCTCAAAATCATAACTTTGGAGGATTACATTCCCTTAAAGTCATAACTTTAAAGGATCTCATTCCCGTAAAGTTATGACTTTGCAGGATTAGATCGTAAAAAAGCCATAAAAATCACGATGTTGGGTAACCCATGATTATTTCATTAAAAGTCTCCTAAAATTTATTTACATGATTATTCAAACATATACTAAAATTATTTATAACAGTAATTTCAAAAAAAAATATTAAAAACTATTTGCGCATAATAATAATAATAATAATAATATTGTAACAGCTTTTGGGTAAAAGCTAGTCCGTTATCGGACTTAATTATTTCATTAAACCATTAACAATTATACGTAAATTATTATTTTCCTCCATTTTGGCCATTTCATTTGGATTTGGCTTAAGTACTGCAAGTGGGCAAGAATCAGTCCCAGATCCAGAGACAGGTCCGAGTGGGGTATGTTGCCAAGAACAAGATTTATCTTGTTTCCATCCAGTTTATTTTATCAATTTCGCTGATTCGTATTGGAAGCTTGGAGCAAAAACATGTTCTTAAAAAAGAGGCTGTCTCATAAGTTAATGCTTTAAAATAATGCCAAAATTTTATTTGGTTTGTAATCAGTGAAACTTTGTGCCTTAGAGCCTTCGTGGCATTTCTAGCCACAAAGCCACTAAGTCACAAAGGGATTGATTCTTAAACAGAATTTTGTTTGGTTAATAAATCTGAAGAGCAATTTATGAGACAGACTCTTACCTTTACCAAAAACATCATGAAAAAACTATTTACAATTTTCTTAATATTTATTTGTCTGAGCTGCTCAAACCAAGGGCCTATTAATATTACGGATAATATTAAAACATTTTCAGAAGCTGATCTTCCTAAAGCCTTACTACTGAAGGGTGAAAAAATGGATTTCCAGGAATTTCTTCTACCAAGGCACATTCAAGTAACAAGGGATTACATTGTAGTAGCGGAAAATGCTAACAATGATATCTTTTATGTTTACTCTAAAAAAGACAAAAGCTTTGTCAAAAGTATGGGGATAAACGGCATAGGTCCTAACGAAATACTTACAGCAGATTTTATTCATCAGGGATTAGAAGATAACGATTTTTGGGTTTATGATAGCAAAAATCAAACCTTCAACAAATTTATAATCAATGAAAATAAAGACGGATTGGCAGATATTCAAATTCAACAAAGCGGAATGTTAGCCGCCGTATTGGATTTCATACCTATTTCGGATAGTTCATTCATTGGCAGAGAAATACATGCATCTACTAAGTATCAGGAATTTACCCATCAAGGTTCCAAATTAGTCTCCTATGGAGATTGGGATGAGCACCGAACGGACCAAGAATTAACCAATTTTGTACTTTACTCCTTGTATCAAGGAAGTTTAGTGAGTTCTAAAAATAAAAGATACATTGGAGCATGTGGCATACTAATCGATTATATAGAAGTTATAGATAGAAATACTGGGAAATCGCTTTTCTTAAGAGGACCTGTCAATGAGATCCCTGCTTATGAACTCATCAATATGTCGG encodes:
- the ispE gene encoding 4-(cytidine 5'-diphospho)-2-C-methyl-D-erythritol kinase, with amino-acid sequence MICFPNAKINLGLHITAKRKDGYHELETCMVPIPWLDALEMIPAKKTIFESTGLPIPGEAKDNLIVKAYKLLKKDFPDIPEVHIHLHKNIPMGAGLGGGSADAAFALTLMNQLFELYLEDLFLEEYAAQLGSDCALFIENKPKIATGRGEILASTDVNIQGDYLVLVKPPIHIGTKEAYAGVKPQAPTVDLQEILKDKHTWKEHLVNDFEKSIFPNHPTLPQIKTQLYEMGAYYAAMSGSGSTMFGLFSEKPEPTKWPSEYIVFECVV
- a CDS encoding ribbon-helix-helix domain-containing protein, with product MTTITTSLPDELVQRLAEYAKTLGLPKNKLIEKALSLYLDHLKRVAYVKSYQAAGKDQDMLSLAEEGMGEYLKQLEDETR
- a CDS encoding ribbon-helix-helix domain-containing protein → MLHLRLNKEIETKLNLISEIKGISKSQIIQDALQKYLENYDAFQSSVELGKDLFGVECQDSHLSVEYKRIIKEKIESKFRNTDK
- the ilvN gene encoding acetolactate synthase small subunit codes for the protein MNRYTILIYTENFIGILNRITIIFTRRGINIDALTASESRLEGIHKITMEVSVTEQQMVHLAGQIEKIVDVIKAYYFRDDEVVYQEIALYKVPTESLDPGLEKVIRQFNAHIIAAEKEFVVVEFTGHKQDTQALLEILKPFNLLEFSRSGRVAIAKPKFSVQEYLNNQTYNH
- a CDS encoding BF3164 family lipoprotein translates to MKKLFTIFLIFICLSCSNQGPINITDNIKTFSEADLPKALLLKGEKMDFQEFLLPRHIQVTRDYIVVAENANNDIFYVYSKKDKSFVKSMGINGIGPNEILTADFIHQGLEDNDFWVYDSKNQTFNKFIINENKDGLADIQIQQSGMLAAVLDFIPISDSSFIGREIHASTKYQEFTHQGSKLVSYGDWDEHRTDQELTNFVLYSLYQGSLVSSKNKRYIGACGILIDYIEVIDRNTGKSLFLRGPVNEIPAYELINMSGHPYPVMKETIIQYYSMYIGESIIYALYSGLSSEANKDATTSRVFTFNLSGEIVSNFELDYKIISFTIDESENKLYGLTRDAEPNVVIYQLPD
- the ilvB gene encoding biosynthetic-type acetolactate synthase large subunit, with the translated sequence MIRGADIVVKSLIEEHAEFIFGYPGGAIMPVYDALYDYSDRIKHVLTRHEQGAIHAAQGYARVSGKVGVVLATSGPGATNLITGLADAQIDSTPLVCITGQVAAHLLGTDAFQETDVVGLSMPGTKWNIQVRRVEDIAPAIAKAFLIARSGRPGPVLVDITKNAQVEFGEYNYVPCLGVRSYRPYVKIDQDAVKQAAALIDSAKQPYLLFGQGVVLAHAEAELKAFLDKTGIPAACTLLGSGALSEEHPTYVGKLGMHGNYAPNLLTNQCDVLIAVGMRFDDRVTGDLKRYAKQAQVIHLELDPSEINKNVTCAVAIQGDCKDSLADLTAAVKVSSHDEWMARFRELEQQEKEAVVINDLHGTHGGLHMGEVIHLINQYKEDDAILVTDVGQHQMIAWRYFDYKQSRTQVTSGGLGTMGFALPAALGAQLHDYSKQVICVVGDGGIQMTIQELGTIMQTKAPVKVVLLNNNYLGMVRQWQQLFFDKRYSFTELENPDFIKIAEAYKIKASKVTEREDLQAAVAEMLLHDGPYFLEVVVEKEDNVFPMIATGCSVEEVRLS
- the ilvC gene encoding ketol-acid reductoisomerase, which produces MKLKFGSVEENVVTREEFPLEKAREVLKDEVIAVIGYGVQGPGQALNLKDNGFHVIVGQRKNSKTWDKAVADGWVPGETLFEIEEACEKGTIIQFLLSDAGQITLWPTVKKYLTPGKALYFSHGFGITYKEKTGIIPPADVDVILVAPKGSGTSLRRMFVEGRGLNSSYAIFQDGTGKAKDRVVALGIGVGSGYLFETDFYREVTSDLTGERGTLMGAIQGIFAAQYEVLRANGHTPSEAFNETVEELTQSLMPLVAENGMDWMYANCSTTAQRGALDWWKPFRDATKPVFEELYNSVKTGQEAQKSIDSNSKADYREKLEEELKELRESEMWQAGAVVRQLRPENN
- the ilvD gene encoding dihydroxy-acid dehydratase, coding for MSLKKHSWEISQNEEHPAGKAMLYATGMSDKQMNQPFLGIASCGYESNPCNMHLNDFAGLIKSASKADDLTGLVFNTMGISDGISMGTSGMRYSLVSREIIADSIESFILGHSFDACIAVAGCDKNMPGAVMGMLRINRPSIMVYGGTIRSGNYKGEKLNIVSAFEAYGKRIKGELSDLDYQGVIQNACPGAGACGGMYTANTMSSAIEAMGMSLPYSASTPATAPEKLEECQKVSSYIKVLLEKNIKPKDIVTYKSLENAVRVAVALGGSTNAVLHILAIAKTAGITFTLDDFKRVNSETPLLGDFKPSGKFLMEDLYQQGGLPAFMRYLLDNGMLHGDCMTVTGKTVAENLAAIAPVVPSVVNVIHPIEQPLKETGHLCVLRGNLAPEGSVAKISGKEGKSFSGPAKVFDSELDANEGIKKGLVNKGEVIVIRYIGPKGGPGMPEMLKPTSMIIGAGLGADVALITDGRFSGGTHGFVVGHVTPEAYSGGPIALVQDGDTITIDADSLTLHLHVSDEELTKRKESWVNKDLSDLQGTLKKYNKLVASASEGCVTDL
- a CDS encoding type II toxin-antitoxin system PemK/MazF family toxin, producing MRQGEIWYADLNPVKGSEQAGFRPVVIISGNMLNKYLNVVITVPLTTKIKHYQGNPILQPNNTNNLKATSEMMVFHIRSISKERLVEKIGEISEEEVMQALETLQDITTLH
- a CDS encoding ATP-binding protein, translated to MKFERTIQELIQTKFFLGKAIVLLGPRQVGKTTLIETILRGREEKFLYLDGDDSTVREILEQANTETLRAIIADHKIVYIDEAQRINAIGLQSKIIVDQFKHIQLVLSGSSAFELNEKIQEPLTGRKWTFHLWPIAWQEYEKEVGYLKAEQSLENRLVYGFYPDVITDATHEKEVLLELTESYLYKDVLIYGNLKKPKLVRNILEALAYQVGNEVKYKELGETVGADPKTVASYIDVLEKAFVVFSLSSYSRNLRTEIKTAKKLYFYDNGIRNAVIRDFTPMAVRQDVGALWENFLISERLKANSYTRSLARTYFWRTKQQQEIDYVEELTGKFHAYEFKWNPKRKVNFPKTFTEAYQSQNLLVNRGNFREFLNEYEVIG